The Vespula vulgaris chromosome 4, iyVesVulg1.1, whole genome shotgun sequence genome has a segment encoding these proteins:
- the LOC127063356 gene encoding cytoplasmic dynein 1 intermediate chain isoform X5 encodes MMSDRKAELERKKAKLQAIREEKERRRREKEQKDVEEATVRAAGADKDHRKEIDAMLSSLGMAPVSDVLSSLSSMNSLTPEQSANATPDASLQPSSINSTQSTGRRKPRELTIVSVANTNIPPKEPVVYSKQTQTVQTTHTSHDGLSKSSSEYTIYSSCSTTTPTHSCSAGYFETDWWRPRKGGSAPNYLYEYNLNPGLEWEDEFTAEDEENSLPHLDSFQSKLPPGILPHGLPQVKEVQPAVTQVEQEKEKEKPKKEVREFSEEEKQMIILSEDFQRFLDRTSRIVERALGESIDIYTDYTGTMDGEDGLDEKSHQQLWLNRSFFCERWSRNRCVTSMDWSPQFPELLAASYNNNDDTPNDPDGVCLVWNTKFKKATPEFIFHCQSPVMSTTFAKFHPNLILGGTYSGQIVLWDNRVQKRTPVQRTPLSASAHTHPVYCLTVVGTQNAHNLISISTDGKLCSWSLDMLSQPQETLILYLKQSKTIAATCLAFPHGDVNNFVVGSEDGTVYGDCRHGTKAGVVEMFEGHQGPVTGISTHAVQGGIDFSHLFLTSSIDWTIKLWSLKEMKPLYSFEHNGDYVYDVAWSPTHPALFAAVDDSGRLDLWNLNQDTEVPAASVIVDGNPALNRVSWTPSGLHVTVGDDTGKIWVYDVAEHLAYPRSDEWNKFLYTQQDLKNNKADEELDRLNLSSGPSSLTSLTSISSCPLR; translated from the exons ATGATGTCCGATAGAAAAGCTGAactggaaaggaaaaaggcaAAGCTTCAAGCTattagagaggaaaaagaaaggcgaagaagagaaaaagagcaaaaagat gTTGAAGAAGCTACGGTACGTGCAGCAGGTGCTGACAAAGATCATCGTAAAGAAATTGATGCTATGCTTTCTTCTTTGGGAATGGCACCAGTATCAG ATGTATTGTCCAGTTTATCTAGCATGAATTCTTTGACACCAGAGCAAAGTGCTAATGCTACACCAGATGCAAGTTTGCAACCATCTAGCATCAATTCAACACAGag TACTGGGCGAAGGAAACCAAGAGAACTGACTATTGTTTCTGTTGCTAATACCAATATTCCACCAAAGGAGCCTGTTGTCTATAGTAAACAAACTCAAACAGTTCAAACAACACATACATCTCATGACG GACTGTCCAAATCTTCTTCCGAATACACGATCTACTCCTCCTGTTCAACAACAACACCAACTCACTCTTGCTCCGCAGGCTACTTTGAGACTGACTGGTGGCGTCCCAGGAAAGGTGGGTCTGCACCAAACTACCTAT ACGAGTACAATCTAAATCCAGGTTTAGAATGGGAGGACGAATTTACAG CCGAAGATGAAGAGAACAGCTTGCCACACTTGGACAGCTTCCAAAGCAAGCTTCCACCTGGAATTCTTCCACATGGTTTGCCGCAGGTTAAAGAGGTTCAGCCTGCTGTTACACAGGTAGaacaagaaaaggagaaagaaaaacctaAGAAAGAAG TTCGCGAGTTCAGCGAGGAAGAAAAGCAGATGATCATACTCTCGGAAGACTTTCAACGATTCCTCGATCGTACTAGTAGGATTGTGGAAAGAGCATTGGGCGAATCGATTGACATTTATACCGATTATACCGGTACAATGGATGGCGAGGATGGATT GGACGAAAAAAGCCATCAACAATTATGGTTAAATCGTTCCTTCTTCTGTGAACGATGGTCGCGTAATCGCTGTGTCACTTCGATGGATTGGTCCCCGCAGTTTCCAGAACTTCTTGCGGCCTCATACAACAACAATGACGATACCCCAAATGATCCCGACGGTGTATGTTTGGTTTGGAACACGAAATTTAAGAAAGCCACTCCAGAATTCATCTTCCATTGTCAATCACCGGTGATGTCGACCACTTTTGCGAAATTCCATCCAAATTTGATTTTGGGTGGTACTTATTCTGGTCAAATAGTACTCTGGGATAATCGCGTACAAAAGAGAACGCCAGTACAAAGAACACCATTGTCAGCTAGCGCTCATACC CATCCGGTCTATTGCCTAACTGTTGTTGGAACGCAAAACGCACATAATTTGATCAGTATTTCGACGGATGGTAAATTATGCTCTTGGAGTTTAGATATGTTGTCTCAACCACAGGAAACGTTGATTCTATACTTGAAACAGTCTAAAACAATAGCGGCTACTTGCTTAGCTTTTCCTCATGGCGATGTGAATAATTTTGTTGTTGGTAGTGAGGATGGGACCGTATACGGcg ACTGCCGACATGGTACAAAAGCTGGTGTAGTTGAAATGTTTGAAGGTCATCAAGGACCGGTGACCGGTATTAGTACACATGCCGTTCAAGGTGGAATTGACTTCTCTCATTTATTCTTAACCTCCTCTATCGATTGGACCATCAAATTATGGAGtcttaaagaaatgaaacctctttattctttcgaacATAATGGAGATTATGTGTACGATGTTGCATGGTCACCAACTCATCCAGCATTGTTTGCAGCTGTTGACGATTCAGGTAGATTAGATCTTTGGAATTTAAATCAGGACACTGAAGTACCCGCTGCTAGTGTTATCGTCGATGGAAATCCCGCGTTAAATAGAGTCTCTTGGACACCGAGCGGTTTACACGTTACGGTCGGAGATGACACTGGTAAAATTTGGGTTTACGATGTCGCAGAG CATTTGGCATATCCGAGAAGCGATGAATGGAATAAATTCTTGTATACACAACAAGATTTAAAGAATAACAAAGCGGACGAGGAGTTAGACAGGCTCAATCTTAGTTCCGGACCGTCTTCGTTAACATCTCTAACCTCTATTTCATCGTGTCCGCTTAGATAA
- the LOC127063356 gene encoding cytoplasmic dynein 1 intermediate chain isoform X8 has product MMSDRKAELERKKAKLQAIREEKERRRREKEQKDVEEATVRAAGADKDHRKEIDAMLSSLGMAPVSDVLSSLSSMNSLTPEQSANATPDASLQPSSINSTQSTGRRKPRELTIVSVANTNIPPKEPVVYSKQTQTVQTTHTSHDGLSKSSSEYTIYSSCSTTTPTHSCSAGYFETDWWRPRKGGSAPNYLSHAFDYYVLTFDDSQAEDEENSLPHLDSFQSKLPPGILPHGLPQVKEVQPAVTQVEQEKEKEKPKKEVREFSEEEKQMIILSEDFQRFLDRTSRIVERALGESIDIYTDYTGTMDGEDGLDEKSHQQLWLNRSFFCERWSRNRCVTSMDWSPQFPELLAASYNNNDDTPNDPDGVCLVWNTKFKKATPEFIFHCQSPVMSTTFAKFHPNLILGGTYSGQIVLWDNRVQKRTPVQRTPLSASAHTHPVYCLTVVGTQNAHNLISISTDGKLCSWSLDMLSQPQETLILYLKQSKTIAATCLAFPHGDVNNFVVGSEDGTVYGDCRHGTKAGVVEMFEGHQGPVTGISTHAVQGGIDFSHLFLTSSIDWTIKLWSLKEMKPLYSFEHNGDYVYDVAWSPTHPALFAAVDDSGRLDLWNLNQDTEVPAASVIVDGNPALNRVSWTPSGLHVTVGDDTGKIWVYDVAEHLAYPRSDEWNKFLYTQQDLKNNKADEELDRLNLSSGPSSLTSLTSISSCPLR; this is encoded by the exons ATGATGTCCGATAGAAAAGCTGAactggaaaggaaaaaggcaAAGCTTCAAGCTattagagaggaaaaagaaaggcgaagaagagaaaaagagcaaaaagat gTTGAAGAAGCTACGGTACGTGCAGCAGGTGCTGACAAAGATCATCGTAAAGAAATTGATGCTATGCTTTCTTCTTTGGGAATGGCACCAGTATCAG ATGTATTGTCCAGTTTATCTAGCATGAATTCTTTGACACCAGAGCAAAGTGCTAATGCTACACCAGATGCAAGTTTGCAACCATCTAGCATCAATTCAACACAGag TACTGGGCGAAGGAAACCAAGAGAACTGACTATTGTTTCTGTTGCTAATACCAATATTCCACCAAAGGAGCCTGTTGTCTATAGTAAACAAACTCAAACAGTTCAAACAACACATACATCTCATGACG GACTGTCCAAATCTTCTTCCGAATACACGATCTACTCCTCCTGTTCAACAACAACACCAACTCACTCTTGCTCCGCAGGCTACTTTGAGACTGACTGGTGGCGTCCCAGGAAAGGTGGGTCTGCACCAAACTACCTAT CTCATGCATTCGACTATTACG TTTTGACATTTGATGATTCCCAAGCCGAAGATGAAGAGAACAGCTTGCCACACTTGGACAGCTTCCAAAGCAAGCTTCCACCTGGAATTCTTCCACATGGTTTGCCGCAGGTTAAAGAGGTTCAGCCTGCTGTTACACAGGTAGaacaagaaaaggagaaagaaaaacctaAGAAAGAAG TTCGCGAGTTCAGCGAGGAAGAAAAGCAGATGATCATACTCTCGGAAGACTTTCAACGATTCCTCGATCGTACTAGTAGGATTGTGGAAAGAGCATTGGGCGAATCGATTGACATTTATACCGATTATACCGGTACAATGGATGGCGAGGATGGATT GGACGAAAAAAGCCATCAACAATTATGGTTAAATCGTTCCTTCTTCTGTGAACGATGGTCGCGTAATCGCTGTGTCACTTCGATGGATTGGTCCCCGCAGTTTCCAGAACTTCTTGCGGCCTCATACAACAACAATGACGATACCCCAAATGATCCCGACGGTGTATGTTTGGTTTGGAACACGAAATTTAAGAAAGCCACTCCAGAATTCATCTTCCATTGTCAATCACCGGTGATGTCGACCACTTTTGCGAAATTCCATCCAAATTTGATTTTGGGTGGTACTTATTCTGGTCAAATAGTACTCTGGGATAATCGCGTACAAAAGAGAACGCCAGTACAAAGAACACCATTGTCAGCTAGCGCTCATACC CATCCGGTCTATTGCCTAACTGTTGTTGGAACGCAAAACGCACATAATTTGATCAGTATTTCGACGGATGGTAAATTATGCTCTTGGAGTTTAGATATGTTGTCTCAACCACAGGAAACGTTGATTCTATACTTGAAACAGTCTAAAACAATAGCGGCTACTTGCTTAGCTTTTCCTCATGGCGATGTGAATAATTTTGTTGTTGGTAGTGAGGATGGGACCGTATACGGcg ACTGCCGACATGGTACAAAAGCTGGTGTAGTTGAAATGTTTGAAGGTCATCAAGGACCGGTGACCGGTATTAGTACACATGCCGTTCAAGGTGGAATTGACTTCTCTCATTTATTCTTAACCTCCTCTATCGATTGGACCATCAAATTATGGAGtcttaaagaaatgaaacctctttattctttcgaacATAATGGAGATTATGTGTACGATGTTGCATGGTCACCAACTCATCCAGCATTGTTTGCAGCTGTTGACGATTCAGGTAGATTAGATCTTTGGAATTTAAATCAGGACACTGAAGTACCCGCTGCTAGTGTTATCGTCGATGGAAATCCCGCGTTAAATAGAGTCTCTTGGACACCGAGCGGTTTACACGTTACGGTCGGAGATGACACTGGTAAAATTTGGGTTTACGATGTCGCAGAG CATTTGGCATATCCGAGAAGCGATGAATGGAATAAATTCTTGTATACACAACAAGATTTAAAGAATAACAAAGCGGACGAGGAGTTAGACAGGCTCAATCTTAGTTCCGGACCGTCTTCGTTAACATCTCTAACCTCTATTTCATCGTGTCCGCTTAGATAA
- the LOC127063356 gene encoding cytoplasmic dynein 1 intermediate chain isoform X4, whose amino-acid sequence MMSDRKAELERKKAKLQAIREEKERRRREKEQKDVEEATVRAAGADKDHRKEIDAMLSSLGMAPVSDVLSSLSSMNSLTPEQSANATPDASLQPSSINSTQSTGRRKPRELTIVSVANTNIPPKEPVVYSKQTQTVQTTHTSHDGLSKSSSEYTIYSSCSTTTPTHSCSAGYFETDWWRPRKGGSAPNYLSHAFDYYDEYNLNPGLEWEDEFTAEDEENSLPHLDSFQSKLPPGILPHGLPQVKEVQPAVTQVEQEKEKEKPKKEVREFSEEEKQMIILSEDFQRFLDRTSRIVERALGESIDIYTDYTGTMDGEDGLDEKSHQQLWLNRSFFCERWSRNRCVTSMDWSPQFPELLAASYNNNDDTPNDPDGVCLVWNTKFKKATPEFIFHCQSPVMSTTFAKFHPNLILGGTYSGQIVLWDNRVQKRTPVQRTPLSASAHTHPVYCLTVVGTQNAHNLISISTDGKLCSWSLDMLSQPQETLILYLKQSKTIAATCLAFPHGDVNNFVVGSEDGTVYGDCRHGTKAGVVEMFEGHQGPVTGISTHAVQGGIDFSHLFLTSSIDWTIKLWSLKEMKPLYSFEHNGDYVYDVAWSPTHPALFAAVDDSGRLDLWNLNQDTEVPAASVIVDGNPALNRVSWTPSGLHVTVGDDTGKIWVYDVAEHLAYPRSDEWNKFLYTQQDLKNNKADEELDRLNLSSGPSSLTSLTSISSCPLR is encoded by the exons ATGATGTCCGATAGAAAAGCTGAactggaaaggaaaaaggcaAAGCTTCAAGCTattagagaggaaaaagaaaggcgaagaagagaaaaagagcaaaaagat gTTGAAGAAGCTACGGTACGTGCAGCAGGTGCTGACAAAGATCATCGTAAAGAAATTGATGCTATGCTTTCTTCTTTGGGAATGGCACCAGTATCAG ATGTATTGTCCAGTTTATCTAGCATGAATTCTTTGACACCAGAGCAAAGTGCTAATGCTACACCAGATGCAAGTTTGCAACCATCTAGCATCAATTCAACACAGag TACTGGGCGAAGGAAACCAAGAGAACTGACTATTGTTTCTGTTGCTAATACCAATATTCCACCAAAGGAGCCTGTTGTCTATAGTAAACAAACTCAAACAGTTCAAACAACACATACATCTCATGACG GACTGTCCAAATCTTCTTCCGAATACACGATCTACTCCTCCTGTTCAACAACAACACCAACTCACTCTTGCTCCGCAGGCTACTTTGAGACTGACTGGTGGCGTCCCAGGAAAGGTGGGTCTGCACCAAACTACCTAT CTCATGCATTCGACTATTACG ACGAGTACAATCTAAATCCAGGTTTAGAATGGGAGGACGAATTTACAG CCGAAGATGAAGAGAACAGCTTGCCACACTTGGACAGCTTCCAAAGCAAGCTTCCACCTGGAATTCTTCCACATGGTTTGCCGCAGGTTAAAGAGGTTCAGCCTGCTGTTACACAGGTAGaacaagaaaaggagaaagaaaaacctaAGAAAGAAG TTCGCGAGTTCAGCGAGGAAGAAAAGCAGATGATCATACTCTCGGAAGACTTTCAACGATTCCTCGATCGTACTAGTAGGATTGTGGAAAGAGCATTGGGCGAATCGATTGACATTTATACCGATTATACCGGTACAATGGATGGCGAGGATGGATT GGACGAAAAAAGCCATCAACAATTATGGTTAAATCGTTCCTTCTTCTGTGAACGATGGTCGCGTAATCGCTGTGTCACTTCGATGGATTGGTCCCCGCAGTTTCCAGAACTTCTTGCGGCCTCATACAACAACAATGACGATACCCCAAATGATCCCGACGGTGTATGTTTGGTTTGGAACACGAAATTTAAGAAAGCCACTCCAGAATTCATCTTCCATTGTCAATCACCGGTGATGTCGACCACTTTTGCGAAATTCCATCCAAATTTGATTTTGGGTGGTACTTATTCTGGTCAAATAGTACTCTGGGATAATCGCGTACAAAAGAGAACGCCAGTACAAAGAACACCATTGTCAGCTAGCGCTCATACC CATCCGGTCTATTGCCTAACTGTTGTTGGAACGCAAAACGCACATAATTTGATCAGTATTTCGACGGATGGTAAATTATGCTCTTGGAGTTTAGATATGTTGTCTCAACCACAGGAAACGTTGATTCTATACTTGAAACAGTCTAAAACAATAGCGGCTACTTGCTTAGCTTTTCCTCATGGCGATGTGAATAATTTTGTTGTTGGTAGTGAGGATGGGACCGTATACGGcg ACTGCCGACATGGTACAAAAGCTGGTGTAGTTGAAATGTTTGAAGGTCATCAAGGACCGGTGACCGGTATTAGTACACATGCCGTTCAAGGTGGAATTGACTTCTCTCATTTATTCTTAACCTCCTCTATCGATTGGACCATCAAATTATGGAGtcttaaagaaatgaaacctctttattctttcgaacATAATGGAGATTATGTGTACGATGTTGCATGGTCACCAACTCATCCAGCATTGTTTGCAGCTGTTGACGATTCAGGTAGATTAGATCTTTGGAATTTAAATCAGGACACTGAAGTACCCGCTGCTAGTGTTATCGTCGATGGAAATCCCGCGTTAAATAGAGTCTCTTGGACACCGAGCGGTTTACACGTTACGGTCGGAGATGACACTGGTAAAATTTGGGTTTACGATGTCGCAGAG CATTTGGCATATCCGAGAAGCGATGAATGGAATAAATTCTTGTATACACAACAAGATTTAAAGAATAACAAAGCGGACGAGGAGTTAGACAGGCTCAATCTTAGTTCCGGACCGTCTTCGTTAACATCTCTAACCTCTATTTCATCGTGTCCGCTTAGATAA
- the LOC127063356 gene encoding cytoplasmic dynein 1 intermediate chain isoform X9, which translates to MMSDRKAELERKKAKLQAIREEKERRRREKEQKDVEEATVRAAGADKDHRKEIDAMLSSLGMAPVSDVLSSLSSMNSLTPEQSANATPDASLQPSSINSTQSTGRRKPRELTIVSVANTNIPPKEPVVYSKQTQTVQTTHTSHDGLSKSSSEYTIYSSCSTTTPTHSCSAGYFETDWWRPRKDEYNLNPGLEWEDEFTAEDEENSLPHLDSFQSKLPPGILPHGLPQVKEVQPAVTQVEQEKEKEKPKKEVREFSEEEKQMIILSEDFQRFLDRTSRIVERALGESIDIYTDYTGTMDGEDGLDEKSHQQLWLNRSFFCERWSRNRCVTSMDWSPQFPELLAASYNNNDDTPNDPDGVCLVWNTKFKKATPEFIFHCQSPVMSTTFAKFHPNLILGGTYSGQIVLWDNRVQKRTPVQRTPLSASAHTHPVYCLTVVGTQNAHNLISISTDGKLCSWSLDMLSQPQETLILYLKQSKTIAATCLAFPHGDVNNFVVGSEDGTVYGDCRHGTKAGVVEMFEGHQGPVTGISTHAVQGGIDFSHLFLTSSIDWTIKLWSLKEMKPLYSFEHNGDYVYDVAWSPTHPALFAAVDDSGRLDLWNLNQDTEVPAASVIVDGNPALNRVSWTPSGLHVTVGDDTGKIWVYDVAEHLAYPRSDEWNKFLYTQQDLKNNKADEELDRLNLSSGPSSLTSLTSISSCPLR; encoded by the exons ATGATGTCCGATAGAAAAGCTGAactggaaaggaaaaaggcaAAGCTTCAAGCTattagagaggaaaaagaaaggcgaagaagagaaaaagagcaaaaagat gTTGAAGAAGCTACGGTACGTGCAGCAGGTGCTGACAAAGATCATCGTAAAGAAATTGATGCTATGCTTTCTTCTTTGGGAATGGCACCAGTATCAG ATGTATTGTCCAGTTTATCTAGCATGAATTCTTTGACACCAGAGCAAAGTGCTAATGCTACACCAGATGCAAGTTTGCAACCATCTAGCATCAATTCAACACAGag TACTGGGCGAAGGAAACCAAGAGAACTGACTATTGTTTCTGTTGCTAATACCAATATTCCACCAAAGGAGCCTGTTGTCTATAGTAAACAAACTCAAACAGTTCAAACAACACATACATCTCATGACG GACTGTCCAAATCTTCTTCCGAATACACGATCTACTCCTCCTGTTCAACAACAACACCAACTCACTCTTGCTCCGCAGGCTACTTTGAGACTGACTGGTGGCGTCCCAGGAAAG ACGAGTACAATCTAAATCCAGGTTTAGAATGGGAGGACGAATTTACAG CCGAAGATGAAGAGAACAGCTTGCCACACTTGGACAGCTTCCAAAGCAAGCTTCCACCTGGAATTCTTCCACATGGTTTGCCGCAGGTTAAAGAGGTTCAGCCTGCTGTTACACAGGTAGaacaagaaaaggagaaagaaaaacctaAGAAAGAAG TTCGCGAGTTCAGCGAGGAAGAAAAGCAGATGATCATACTCTCGGAAGACTTTCAACGATTCCTCGATCGTACTAGTAGGATTGTGGAAAGAGCATTGGGCGAATCGATTGACATTTATACCGATTATACCGGTACAATGGATGGCGAGGATGGATT GGACGAAAAAAGCCATCAACAATTATGGTTAAATCGTTCCTTCTTCTGTGAACGATGGTCGCGTAATCGCTGTGTCACTTCGATGGATTGGTCCCCGCAGTTTCCAGAACTTCTTGCGGCCTCATACAACAACAATGACGATACCCCAAATGATCCCGACGGTGTATGTTTGGTTTGGAACACGAAATTTAAGAAAGCCACTCCAGAATTCATCTTCCATTGTCAATCACCGGTGATGTCGACCACTTTTGCGAAATTCCATCCAAATTTGATTTTGGGTGGTACTTATTCTGGTCAAATAGTACTCTGGGATAATCGCGTACAAAAGAGAACGCCAGTACAAAGAACACCATTGTCAGCTAGCGCTCATACC CATCCGGTCTATTGCCTAACTGTTGTTGGAACGCAAAACGCACATAATTTGATCAGTATTTCGACGGATGGTAAATTATGCTCTTGGAGTTTAGATATGTTGTCTCAACCACAGGAAACGTTGATTCTATACTTGAAACAGTCTAAAACAATAGCGGCTACTTGCTTAGCTTTTCCTCATGGCGATGTGAATAATTTTGTTGTTGGTAGTGAGGATGGGACCGTATACGGcg ACTGCCGACATGGTACAAAAGCTGGTGTAGTTGAAATGTTTGAAGGTCATCAAGGACCGGTGACCGGTATTAGTACACATGCCGTTCAAGGTGGAATTGACTTCTCTCATTTATTCTTAACCTCCTCTATCGATTGGACCATCAAATTATGGAGtcttaaagaaatgaaacctctttattctttcgaacATAATGGAGATTATGTGTACGATGTTGCATGGTCACCAACTCATCCAGCATTGTTTGCAGCTGTTGACGATTCAGGTAGATTAGATCTTTGGAATTTAAATCAGGACACTGAAGTACCCGCTGCTAGTGTTATCGTCGATGGAAATCCCGCGTTAAATAGAGTCTCTTGGACACCGAGCGGTTTACACGTTACGGTCGGAGATGACACTGGTAAAATTTGGGTTTACGATGTCGCAGAG CATTTGGCATATCCGAGAAGCGATGAATGGAATAAATTCTTGTATACACAACAAGATTTAAAGAATAACAAAGCGGACGAGGAGTTAGACAGGCTCAATCTTAGTTCCGGACCGTCTTCGTTAACATCTCTAACCTCTATTTCATCGTGTCCGCTTAGATAA
- the LOC127063356 gene encoding cytoplasmic dynein 1 intermediate chain isoform X29, producing the protein MMSDRKAELERKKAKLQAIREEKERRRREKEQKDVEEATVRAAGADKDHRKEIDAMLSSLGMAPVSDVLSSLSSMNSLTPEQSANATPDASLQPSSINSTQSTGRRKPRELTIVSVANTNIPPKEPVVYSKQTQTVQTTHTSHDAHAFDYYVLTFDDSQAEDEENSLPHLDSFQSKLPPGILPHGLPQVKEVQPAVTQVEQEKEKEKPKKEVREFSEEEKQMIILSEDFQRFLDRTSRIVERALGESIDIYTDYTGTMDGEDGLDEKSHQQLWLNRSFFCERWSRNRCVTSMDWSPQFPELLAASYNNNDDTPNDPDGVCLVWNTKFKKATPEFIFHCQSPVMSTTFAKFHPNLILGGTYSGQIVLWDNRVQKRTPVQRTPLSASAHTHPVYCLTVVGTQNAHNLISISTDGKLCSWSLDMLSQPQETLILYLKQSKTIAATCLAFPHGDVNNFVVGSEDGTVYGDCRHGTKAGVVEMFEGHQGPVTGISTHAVQGGIDFSHLFLTSSIDWTIKLWSLKEMKPLYSFEHNGDYVYDVAWSPTHPALFAAVDDSGRLDLWNLNQDTEVPAASVIVDGNPALNRVSWTPSGLHVTVGDDTGKIWVYDVAEHLAYPRSDEWNKFLYTQQDLKNNKADEELDRLNLSSGPSSLTSLTSISSCPLR; encoded by the exons ATGATGTCCGATAGAAAAGCTGAactggaaaggaaaaaggcaAAGCTTCAAGCTattagagaggaaaaagaaaggcgaagaagagaaaaagagcaaaaagat gTTGAAGAAGCTACGGTACGTGCAGCAGGTGCTGACAAAGATCATCGTAAAGAAATTGATGCTATGCTTTCTTCTTTGGGAATGGCACCAGTATCAG ATGTATTGTCCAGTTTATCTAGCATGAATTCTTTGACACCAGAGCAAAGTGCTAATGCTACACCAGATGCAAGTTTGCAACCATCTAGCATCAATTCAACACAGag TACTGGGCGAAGGAAACCAAGAGAACTGACTATTGTTTCTGTTGCTAATACCAATATTCCACCAAAGGAGCCTGTTGTCTATAGTAAACAAACTCAAACAGTTCAAACAACACATACATCTCATGACG CTCATGCATTCGACTATTACG TTTTGACATTTGATGATTCCCAAGCCGAAGATGAAGAGAACAGCTTGCCACACTTGGACAGCTTCCAAAGCAAGCTTCCACCTGGAATTCTTCCACATGGTTTGCCGCAGGTTAAAGAGGTTCAGCCTGCTGTTACACAGGTAGaacaagaaaaggagaaagaaaaacctaAGAAAGAAG TTCGCGAGTTCAGCGAGGAAGAAAAGCAGATGATCATACTCTCGGAAGACTTTCAACGATTCCTCGATCGTACTAGTAGGATTGTGGAAAGAGCATTGGGCGAATCGATTGACATTTATACCGATTATACCGGTACAATGGATGGCGAGGATGGATT GGACGAAAAAAGCCATCAACAATTATGGTTAAATCGTTCCTTCTTCTGTGAACGATGGTCGCGTAATCGCTGTGTCACTTCGATGGATTGGTCCCCGCAGTTTCCAGAACTTCTTGCGGCCTCATACAACAACAATGACGATACCCCAAATGATCCCGACGGTGTATGTTTGGTTTGGAACACGAAATTTAAGAAAGCCACTCCAGAATTCATCTTCCATTGTCAATCACCGGTGATGTCGACCACTTTTGCGAAATTCCATCCAAATTTGATTTTGGGTGGTACTTATTCTGGTCAAATAGTACTCTGGGATAATCGCGTACAAAAGAGAACGCCAGTACAAAGAACACCATTGTCAGCTAGCGCTCATACC CATCCGGTCTATTGCCTAACTGTTGTTGGAACGCAAAACGCACATAATTTGATCAGTATTTCGACGGATGGTAAATTATGCTCTTGGAGTTTAGATATGTTGTCTCAACCACAGGAAACGTTGATTCTATACTTGAAACAGTCTAAAACAATAGCGGCTACTTGCTTAGCTTTTCCTCATGGCGATGTGAATAATTTTGTTGTTGGTAGTGAGGATGGGACCGTATACGGcg ACTGCCGACATGGTACAAAAGCTGGTGTAGTTGAAATGTTTGAAGGTCATCAAGGACCGGTGACCGGTATTAGTACACATGCCGTTCAAGGTGGAATTGACTTCTCTCATTTATTCTTAACCTCCTCTATCGATTGGACCATCAAATTATGGAGtcttaaagaaatgaaacctctttattctttcgaacATAATGGAGATTATGTGTACGATGTTGCATGGTCACCAACTCATCCAGCATTGTTTGCAGCTGTTGACGATTCAGGTAGATTAGATCTTTGGAATTTAAATCAGGACACTGAAGTACCCGCTGCTAGTGTTATCGTCGATGGAAATCCCGCGTTAAATAGAGTCTCTTGGACACCGAGCGGTTTACACGTTACGGTCGGAGATGACACTGGTAAAATTTGGGTTTACGATGTCGCAGAG CATTTGGCATATCCGAGAAGCGATGAATGGAATAAATTCTTGTATACACAACAAGATTTAAAGAATAACAAAGCGGACGAGGAGTTAGACAGGCTCAATCTTAGTTCCGGACCGTCTTCGTTAACATCTCTAACCTCTATTTCATCGTGTCCGCTTAGATAA